In Numenius arquata chromosome 3, bNumArq3.hap1.1, whole genome shotgun sequence, one genomic interval encodes:
- the SCX gene encoding basic helix-loop-helix transcription factor scleraxis: MSFAMLRSAPSRYLYPEISMLSEDEENGSESSGSDEKPYHLDADGFGIKAGKRRSGKKPNRIHREPRQRHTANARERDRTNSVNTAFTALRTLIPTEPADRKLSKIETLRLASSYISHLGNVLLVGEACGDGQPCHTTPAFYHHGGGGSPPARDAENSQPKQICTFCLSNQRKLSKDRDRKTAIRS, translated from the coding sequence ATGTCCTTTGCCATGCTGCGCTCGGCCCCCAGCCGGTACCTGTACCCCGAGATCAGCATGCTGTCGGAGGACGAGGAGAACGGCAGCGAGAGCTCGGGCTCCGACGAGAAGCCCTACCACCTGGACGCCGATGGCTTCGGCATCAAGGCCGGCAAGCGCCGGAGCGGCAAGAAACCCAACCGCATCCACCGGGAACCCCGGCAGCGTCACACGGCCAACGCGCGGGAGCGGGACCGCACCAACAGCGTCAACACCGCCTTCACCGCCCTCCGCACCCTCATCCCCACCGAGCCGGCCGACAGGAAGCTCTCCAAGATCGAGACCTTGAGACTGGCCTCCAGCTACATCTCCCACCTGGGGAacgtgctgctggtgggggaggCGTGCGGGGACGGGCAGCCCTGCCACACCACCCCTGCCTTCTACCACCATGGCGGGGGCGGCAGCCCCCCCGCCCGCGACGCCGAGAACTCCCAGCCCAAACAGATCTGCACTTTCTGCCTCAGCAACCAGAGGAAGCTG